A DNA window from Salvelinus fontinalis isolate EN_2023a chromosome 28, ASM2944872v1, whole genome shotgun sequence contains the following coding sequences:
- the arl6ip4 gene encoding ADP-ribosylation factor-like protein 6-interacting protein 4 produces the protein MDRSRSRDSSADKTKSTSRQVGEKKLSKKKKRRHSSSSSSSSSSSSASPTPSKKASRSLSKSQDRKGKKNMKKISSSSSSSSSSSSSSSSSSSDEKSKRKERKRRKFKKKLKKKKRKLKKEMKLEKKKKKKIKKLEERRASLLVDLMPPPAPPQPVGSTPQPFLELWQSDDCTEDHGPAMTDEQKARLSTKRPLTKEEYEAKQSVIRRVVDPESGRTRLIRGEGEIIEEIVSKERHKDINKQATKGDGNTFQKKLGLNR, from the exons ATGGACCGCAGTAGATCGCGCGACAGTTCCGCGGATAAGACCAAGAGCACGAGCAGACAAGTCGGAGAGAAAAAATTGTCCAAGAAGAAAAAGCGAAGACATTCCTCATcttcatcttcctcatcgtccAGCAGCAGTGCGAGTCCGACCCCTTCAAAGAAAGCCTCACGTTCCCTCAGCAAGAGCCAAG ATCGGAAAGGGAAGAAAAACATGAAAAAAATAAGTTCCTCATCTTCATCGTCAAGCTCttcttcatcctcctcatcctcctcatcaagtGATGAAAAGTCCAAGAGGAAGGAAAGGAAAAGGAGAAAATTCAAGAAGAAgttaaagaagaagaaaagaaagttGAAGAAAGAGATGAAAttggagaagaagaaaaagaagaagataaAGAAATTGGAAGAAAGGAGAGCATCCCTGCTTGTAGATTTGATGCCCCCTCCCGCCCCCCCTCAGCCTGTAGGCAGCACCCCCCAGCCCTTCCTGGAGTTGTGGCAGAGTGATGATTGCACAGAAGATCATGGACCAG CAATGACAGATGAGCAGAAAGCCAGGCTATCCACCAAGAGACCCTTAACAAAGGAGGAGTATGAGGCCAAGCAGAGTGTCATCCGCAGGGTGGTAGACCCTGAGAGTGGACGCACCAG gctgataaggggagagggagagatcatTGAGGAGATTGTCAGTAAAGAGCGACACAAAGACATCAACAAG CAAGCCACAAAGGGAGACGGAAACACCTTTCAGAAGAAACTAGGACTGAACAGGTAG
- the mthfd2 gene encoding bifunctional methylenetetrahydrofolate dehydrogenase/cyclohydrolase, mitochondrial, whose protein sequence is MATLRALRKLCQQSQHQVCSLHMSASRQEAVVISGRKLARQIREEARADVEQWVSTGNRRPHLSVVLVGDHAASHSYVLNKTRAAADVGISSETILKPSCISEEELMDLIYKLNTDHRVDGLLVQLPLPEHIDERRVCNAVFPGKDVDGFHVVNVGRMCLDQSTMLPATPWGVWEIIKRTGIPTLGKNVVVAGRSKNVGMPIAMLLHSDGRHERPGGDATVTISHRYTPKEQLRQHTRIADIVVAAAGIPNLITADMIKEGAAVIDVGINRVHDPLTGKDRLVGDVDFEGVRQKASFITPVPGGVGPMTVAMLMKNTIKAAKNLLLTPSERIRMVASS, encoded by the exons ATGGCAACGCTGAGAGCTCTGAGAAAATTATGCCAGCAATCGCAGCATCAAGTGTGTAGTCTACATATGTCAGCATCAAG ACAGGAAGCAGTGGTCATCTCAGGCAGGAAGTTGGCCCGTCAGATCCGGGAGGAGGCCAGGGCCGATGTTGAACAGTGGGTCTCCACTGGCAATCGGAGACCCCACCTGAGCGTGGTCCTTGTAGGAGATCATGCAGCCAGTCACTCTTACGTCCTGAATAAGACCCGAGCTGCAGCTGATGTTg GTATCAGCAGTGAGACCATCCTGAAGCCCTCCTGTATCTCTGAGGAGGAACTCATGGACCTGATCTACAAACTCAACACCGACCACAGGGTGGACGGCCTGCTGGTGCAGCTGCCTCTGCCAG AACACATTGACGAGCGGCGCGTCTGTAATGCTGTGTTCCCTGGCAAGGATGTGGATGGCTTCCACGTGGTCAATGTGGGCCGCATGTGCCTGGACCAGTCCACCATGCTGCCCGCCACTCCTTGGGGAGTCTGGGAAATCATCAAACGCACAG GAATTCCTACCCTTGGGAAGAATGTTGTGGTGGCGGGACGCTCCAAGAATGTGGGCATGCCCATTGCCATGTTGCTGCATTCAGATGGGCGTCATGAGAGGCCTGGGG GTGATGCCACAGTCACCATCTCTCACCGTTACACACCAAAGGAACAGCTCCGTCAGCACACAAGAATTGCAGACATCGTTGTTGCTGCTGCAG GGATTCCAAACCTCATCACTGCAGACATGATCAAAGAAGGAGCAGCCGTCATTGATGTTGGAATAAACAGAGTGCATGACCCTCTGACTGGCAAGGACAGACTTGTAGGGGATGTGGACTTTGAAG GTGTGAGGCAAAAGGCTAGCTTCATTACCCCAGTGCCTGGAGGAGTAGGACCCATGACAGTGGCCATGCTTATGAAGAACACCATCAAGGCAGCTAAGAACCTCCTGCTGACTCCCTCTGAGAGGATCCGCATGGTAGCCTCTTCATAA